The following DNA comes from Campylobacter concisus ATCC 51562.
TAAATTTTTGAAAAGTTAAATTTAAGCTTTTGTTTTAGCTCCTCAGAAATTTCAGCCTCTTTTACCTTGTTTTCATTTGAAAAGCTAAGATACTTTTGCTCGTAGTCAAGAAATTCTTTCTTTTTTGGCTCTTCGATGATAGAAAATTTTATCTTTCCATCTATCTTACAGCCTGCGAGGTTATACTCTTTTACTCCCTTTATAAAAGGCTCGACAAGTACATCCTTATCAAACTCAAATGCCACGTCTTTTGCATAAGCTAGCTCACTGGCGTCATGCACTATGTTTACACCGATGCTGCTTCCAAGTCTTGCTGGCTTTAAGATAATAGGATAGTGAAATTTTGGCTGGCTCTCACGAGTTAGCATCTCATAGTCAAGCGCCTTTACGCTAGCTTTTTGCGCTAGAAATTTAGTAAGCTCTTTGTTGTAGCTAAGCGCACTTACTTCAAGCCTTGGACCTATATATTTTATGCCGTAAAAGTCAAAAAGTGCCGCTATCTTGCCATCTTCGCCGTCCATGCCGTGGATCAAATTTATAATGACATCGCACTCTACTTTTTTATCGCCAAAAAGAGAGTGTATGAAAAATCCACCTTTAGATAAAATGAGCCTTTTTGAATTTTTGTATTTGCCAGAGCTAAAGAAATTTGCTCTCATATCTTTTTGCTCGATAAGATAAAAATCTCTATTTGCGTCACAAAATATAAATTTTAGCTCTTGTTTTAGGACATTTTTTAAAACTATCGCACTAA
Coding sequences within:
- a CDS encoding D-alanine--D-alanine ligase, whose product is MNLGVIFGAKSYEHEISIVSAIVLKNVLKQELKFIFCDANRDFYLIEQKDMRANFFSSGKYKNSKRLILSKGGFFIHSLFGDKKVECDVIINLIHGMDGEDGKIAALFDFYGIKYIGPRLEVSALSYNKELTKFLAQKASVKALDYEMLTRESQPKFHYPIILKPARLGSSIGVNIVHDASELAYAKDVAFEFDKDVLVEPFIKGVKEYNLAGCKIDGKIKFSIIEEPKKKEFLDYEQKYLSFSNENKVKEAEISEELKQKLKFNFSKIYDCGFDGAIIRCDFFVIDDEVYLNEINPNPGSLANYLFEDFESTLNALANSLPRERNIKIDYSFINSITSVKGRGKI